The following proteins are co-located in the Bacillus pumilus genome:
- a CDS encoding response regulator transcription factor, which yields MKILMIEDNQSVCTMTDMFFQREGFQVEFVHDGLEGLNRFQQEEDWDLLILDVMLPSMDGLTICQKVRKISDVPIIMLTAKETESDQVLGFDLGADDYVTKPFSPLTLMARIKAVKRRFAHTSTLEKVKEDERLETAYFQLDKKTREVFLDGERIENLTPKEYDLLCFFIHHPRQVFSREQLLEQIWGYQFYGDERTVDVHIKRLRQKIGDGPKPFLYTVWGVGYKFDED from the coding sequence ATGAAAATATTAATGATTGAAGACAATCAGAGCGTTTGTACAATGACAGATATGTTTTTTCAAAGAGAGGGGTTTCAAGTAGAATTCGTTCATGATGGACTAGAAGGACTGAATCGGTTTCAGCAAGAGGAGGATTGGGATTTGCTCATCTTAGATGTCATGCTTCCGTCGATGGATGGTTTGACCATTTGTCAAAAGGTGCGCAAGATCAGTGATGTTCCGATTATTATGCTGACGGCAAAGGAAACCGAGTCTGATCAGGTGCTTGGTTTTGATCTTGGAGCAGATGATTATGTGACCAAACCCTTTAGTCCTTTGACCTTAATGGCAAGAATCAAAGCGGTGAAACGACGCTTTGCTCATACATCCACTCTAGAAAAGGTGAAAGAGGACGAACGGCTGGAGACAGCGTATTTTCAATTAGATAAGAAAACGAGAGAAGTCTTTCTAGATGGAGAGCGTATTGAGAACTTGACGCCAAAGGAATATGATCTGCTGTGTTTTTTTATTCACCATCCTCGGCAAGTGTTTTCGCGCGAGCAATTACTGGAACAGATTTGGGGATATCAATTTTATGGAGATGAACGGACGGTTGATGTTCATATTAAACGGCTTCGCCAAAAAATTGGGGACGGGCCTAAGCCCTTTTTGTATACAGTATGGGGCGTAGGGTATAAGTTCGATGAAGATTAA